The Candidatus Endomicrobium procryptotermitis genome has a window encoding:
- the rodA gene encoding rod shape-determining protein RodA — protein sequence MKDKEKGILQRLVSGVDRLLIFVVVLIITVGIFAIYSATTNSGTSSKYLSIQFLALGIGIIGMLVLTVFNYQYYKQFDKTVYILSILLLISVLIFGSEIRGTKGWFKFGFASFQPVEIAKLMFILTLSSFLDRRWKDAKKPLIFIGAFLILMGHLSLIMMQPDFSSTLSYLPVTLVLLYLIGIEPFYLLCIIIFGALAIGIPLVNTFLKLQPVLEQNASFGGNFLSLIYEGHTGIYLVVAAVSLTFFAWWLMWKLRMRVSILYPVLITCSITFGSLASIPVEKSLKEYQRKRLVVFLNPSADPRGAGYNIIQSKIAIGSGKLLGKGFIKGTQTQLGFLPEQHTDFIFSVIGEEGGWVISQLTILFYLFFIWRALVISVEARDRYGSLVSAGLATMFAFYAIINIGMVMGIMPATGVPLVLMSYGGSSMVSSLLGVGILQSIHMRRHTYY from the coding sequence GGACAGGCTGCTCATATTTGTCGTTGTGCTTATTATAACCGTGGGTATTTTTGCAATATATTCGGCTACCACAAATTCTGGAACTTCTTCAAAATATCTTTCTATACAATTTTTGGCTTTAGGCATAGGCATTATAGGAATGCTGGTTCTTACAGTTTTTAATTATCAGTATTATAAACAATTTGATAAAACGGTATATATTCTTTCGATTTTGCTTTTAATTTCTGTTTTGATTTTTGGTTCGGAAATAAGAGGCACAAAAGGCTGGTTTAAATTTGGGTTTGCATCTTTTCAGCCAGTTGAAATCGCCAAACTTATGTTTATCCTGACGCTTTCTTCATTTTTGGACAGAAGATGGAAAGATGCAAAAAAGCCGCTTATTTTTATAGGCGCTTTTTTGATTTTAATGGGACATCTGTCACTGATAATGATGCAGCCAGATTTTTCTTCCACATTGTCCTACCTTCCCGTGACGCTTGTGCTTCTATATCTTATAGGTATTGAACCTTTCTATCTTTTATGTATAATAATTTTTGGTGCGCTTGCCATAGGAATTCCTTTGGTAAATACATTTTTGAAGCTTCAGCCGGTTTTGGAGCAAAATGCTTCTTTCGGTGGAAACTTTTTAAGCTTGATTTATGAAGGACATACCGGAATATACTTGGTGGTCGCTGCGGTATCTCTTACATTTTTTGCCTGGTGGCTTATGTGGAAATTAAGGATGAGAGTGTCGATTTTATATCCGGTTTTGATAACATGTTCGATAACATTTGGTTCTCTGGCTTCTATTCCTGTCGAAAAATCGCTTAAAGAATATCAGCGCAAAAGACTCGTAGTATTTTTAAATCCGTCAGCCGATCCTCGCGGTGCTGGATACAATATAATACAATCTAAAATTGCCATAGGTTCTGGAAAACTTTTAGGTAAAGGTTTTATAAAAGGCACACAGACGCAGCTGGGCTTCTTACCGGAACAGCATACAGATTTTATCTTTTCAGTGATAGGAGAAGAAGGCGGCTGGGTTATATCGCAGCTTACGATTTTATTTTATCTATTTTTTATATGGCGCGCTCTGGTCATTTCGGTTGAAGCACGCGACAGATACGGTTCACTTGTATCTGCCGGTCTTGCCACAATGTTTGCTTTTTACGCGATAATAAATATAGGTATGGTTATGGGGATAATGCCCGCAACAGGTGTTCCGCTGGTTTTAATGTCT